A single window of Streptomyces sp. NBC_01116 DNA harbors:
- a CDS encoding helix-turn-helix transcriptional regulator: protein MSDPDRLKRVDALLDGLDDVLPPPRVRAQLRLAANLTQQDVADAVGVKRLAVVRWELGKSNPRRPQRTAYIHLLKRLAERFPEAAELDEGMPTPASEGGSG, encoded by the coding sequence ATGTCCGACCCGGACCGCCTGAAGCGGGTTGATGCCCTGCTGGACGGCCTGGACGACGTCCTGCCACCGCCGCGCGTGCGCGCTCAGCTGCGCCTCGCCGCGAACCTCACGCAGCAGGACGTCGCGGACGCGGTCGGTGTGAAGCGCCTCGCCGTCGTGCGTTGGGAGCTGGGGAAGAGCAACCCTCGGCGTCCGCAGCGCACTGCCTACATTCACCTGCTCAAGCGCCTCGCGGAGCGTTTCCCCGAAGCCGCTGAGCTGGATGAGGGCATGCCGACGCCGGCCTCCGAAGGGGGGTCGGGATGA
- a CDS encoding HAD family hydrolase: MHRLALFDLDGTLTDRQAALSDALTFLCRSRALSPDAERWLRIELADRATVNDFARLRNAFTLKASAADLWEEYVDLMSSAVTCRPEVIEGLVRLRAAAWTIGIITNGAGDIQRAKLAATGLDVLVDGLAVSGDLEVRKPDLRLFQLAAAHCGVNLADGGWMVGDNPTGDIGGGHQAGLRTIWLRGRPWPDGLPAAHHVVDDVTDAITILLNENSE; the protein is encoded by the coding sequence GTGCACCGACTCGCGCTTTTCGATCTGGACGGCACGCTGACCGACCGACAGGCGGCGCTCAGCGACGCGTTGACCTTCCTGTGCCGCTCCCGCGCGCTCTCCCCAGACGCCGAGCGGTGGCTGCGCATCGAGCTGGCCGACCGCGCGACCGTCAACGACTTCGCCCGGCTGCGGAACGCCTTCACCCTGAAGGCGTCGGCTGCGGACCTGTGGGAGGAGTACGTCGACCTCATGTCGTCCGCCGTCACTTGCCGCCCCGAGGTCATCGAGGGCCTGGTCCGCCTGCGCGCGGCTGCCTGGACGATCGGCATCATCACCAACGGGGCCGGTGACATCCAGCGCGCCAAACTCGCCGCGACCGGCCTCGACGTCCTGGTCGACGGCCTTGCGGTCTCGGGCGACCTGGAGGTCCGCAAGCCGGACCTGCGCCTCTTCCAACTCGCAGCCGCCCATTGCGGCGTGAACCTCGCGGATGGCGGCTGGATGGTCGGTGACAACCCGACCGGAGACATCGGCGGTGGCCACCAGGCTGGCCTGCGCACTATCTGGCTGCGCGGACGCCCCTGGCCTGACGGACTTCCCGCCGCGCACCACGTCGTCGACGACGTCACCGACGCCATCACCATCCTGCTCAACGAGAACTCGGAGTAG
- a CDS encoding DUF1932 domain-containing protein gives MDQPTVGILHPGSMGAAVAACAATNATAVLWCETGRSTASAARAAQFGLTPVVALAELLDRSDIVISLCPPAFAEDLARDVAEHRFAGVYVEANAINPTRVQRTAALLAPTATVVDGGVVGSPPVGGKAPTLYLSGPADATARIEALFTDTAVQTSVLGTEVGKASALKLSYASFQKTSRVLVALAVGMAREHGVDQELIEVASRRTDSYLSEPQYVAKTAARAWRWGPELEEAADALAAAGLPPEMLRAAASTLARWHEVKDDSALTLTDALDVLSREVVDG, from the coding sequence GTGGACCAGCCGACTGTCGGTATCCTCCACCCCGGCAGCATGGGCGCCGCCGTCGCCGCCTGCGCCGCGACCAACGCGACCGCGGTCCTCTGGTGCGAGACGGGGCGCAGCACCGCGTCGGCGGCGCGCGCCGCCCAGTTCGGCCTGACACCGGTGGTCGCGTTGGCCGAACTGCTGGACCGCAGCGACATTGTCATCAGCCTCTGCCCGCCGGCCTTTGCCGAGGACCTGGCCCGCGACGTCGCCGAGCACCGCTTCGCCGGGGTGTACGTGGAGGCGAACGCCATCAATCCCACGCGCGTGCAGCGAACCGCCGCCCTGCTCGCACCGACCGCGACCGTCGTGGACGGCGGCGTAGTCGGTTCCCCGCCGGTCGGAGGCAAGGCGCCGACCCTGTATCTGTCCGGGCCCGCTGACGCGACCGCCCGCATCGAGGCGCTGTTCACGGACACCGCCGTCCAGACTTCGGTGCTGGGCACGGAGGTGGGGAAGGCGTCCGCGCTGAAGCTGTCGTACGCCAGCTTCCAGAAGACCTCGCGGGTGCTGGTGGCGCTTGCGGTCGGGATGGCGCGCGAGCACGGCGTCGACCAGGAGCTCATCGAGGTCGCCTCACGGCGCACCGACTCGTACCTGTCCGAGCCGCAGTACGTCGCCAAGACCGCAGCCCGCGCCTGGCGCTGGGGGCCGGAGCTCGAGGAAGCCGCCGACGCCCTCGCGGCCGCCGGCCTTCCCCCGGAGATGCTGCGCGCGGCCGCGTCCACGCTGGCACGGTGGCATGAGGTCAAGGACGACAGCGCGCTCACGCTCACCGACGCCCTAGATGTTCTGTCCAGGGAGGTTGTGGACGGGTGA
- a CDS encoding IS481 family transposase has translation MPHRNAPLTETGRLRLARCVVEDGWPLRRAAERFQVSPTTAQRWAARYRAMGQAGMSDRSCRPHRSPRRTPTRTERRIIKVRITRRWGPARIAGLLNLPASTVHRVLTRFGLARLAHLDRVTGTVIRRYERDRPGELVHVDIKKLGNIPDGGGHKTLGRQAGRKNRKNAGYSYIHTAVDDHSRLAYSEIHADEKKETATAFWTRAHAYFTSVGITVERVLTDNGACYKSHAWRDVLAAAGITHKRTRPYRPQTNGKVERLNRTLLDEWAYARAYRSEQERRDAYPAWLHTYNHHRGHTALAGKPPASRVPNLTGQYT, from the coding sequence ATGCCCCACCGTAATGCACCCTTGACCGAGACCGGACGCCTGCGTCTGGCCCGCTGCGTGGTCGAGGACGGCTGGCCTCTGCGCCGGGCCGCCGAACGCTTCCAGGTCTCGCCCACCACTGCCCAGCGGTGGGCCGCCCGCTACCGGGCCATGGGCCAGGCCGGCATGAGCGACCGTTCCTGCCGTCCGCACCGCAGCCCCCGCCGCACCCCGACCCGCACCGAACGCCGGATCATCAAGGTCCGCATTACCCGCCGCTGGGGGCCGGCTCGCATCGCGGGCCTGCTGAACCTGCCCGCCTCCACCGTCCATCGCGTGCTGACCCGCTTCGGCCTGGCCCGCCTCGCACACCTCGACCGGGTCACCGGGACCGTCATACGCCGCTACGAACGCGACCGGCCCGGCGAACTCGTCCACGTCGACATCAAGAAGCTGGGAAACATCCCCGACGGCGGCGGCCACAAGACCCTCGGCCGCCAGGCCGGCCGCAAGAATCGCAAGAACGCCGGCTACAGCTACATCCACACCGCCGTCGACGACCACTCCCGCCTCGCCTACAGCGAGATCCACGCCGACGAGAAGAAGGAGACCGCCACCGCCTTCTGGACACGTGCACACGCCTACTTCACCAGCGTCGGGATCACCGTCGAGCGGGTCCTGACCGATAACGGCGCCTGCTACAAGTCCCACGCCTGGCGCGATGTGCTGGCGGCGGCCGGGATCACCCACAAGCGAACCCGGCCCTACCGGCCCCAGACCAACGGCAAGGTCGAACGCCTCAACCGCACGCTCCTGGACGAGTGGGCCTACGCCCGCGCCTACCGGTCAGAACAGGAACGACGCGACGCCTACCCTGCCTGGCTGCACACCTACAATCACCACCGCGGACACACCGCACTCGCAGGCAAACCACCCGCCAGCCGCGTCCCCAACCTCACTGGGCAATACACCTAG
- a CDS encoding guanylate kinase, with protein sequence MTPKLGVILYGPPASGKDTVTTALTELDPKYAQFARLKVGTGKATGYRMGTPEQLHELESVGDVVYANSRYGNTYAIDRPGVDAAFAAGVPVMHLGQIDGIRALVDGYPADWSVVLLWCPREVTAQRSAGRGDSDTAARLAAWDATRADLDAHPGATWDLTVDTTAAAPQDAARLIDQLLAQRAGAASV encoded by the coding sequence GTGACCCCGAAACTGGGCGTGATCCTGTACGGCCCGCCGGCATCAGGCAAGGACACTGTCACCACCGCGCTCACCGAGCTGGACCCGAAGTACGCGCAGTTCGCGCGGCTCAAGGTGGGGACGGGTAAGGCCACCGGCTACCGAATGGGCACACCCGAGCAGCTGCACGAGCTGGAGTCCGTAGGCGACGTCGTCTACGCGAACTCCCGGTATGGCAACACGTACGCGATCGACCGGCCTGGCGTCGACGCGGCGTTCGCGGCCGGGGTGCCGGTGATGCACCTCGGGCAGATCGACGGCATTCGCGCGCTGGTCGACGGCTACCCGGCCGACTGGTCGGTGGTGCTGCTGTGGTGCCCGCGCGAGGTGACCGCGCAGCGGTCGGCGGGGCGCGGCGACAGCGACACCGCAGCACGCCTGGCGGCGTGGGACGCGACCCGTGCAGACCTAGACGCGCACCCGGGTGCGACCTGGGACCTGACCGTGGACACCACGGCGGCGGCCCCGCAGGACGCGGCTCGACTCATCGACCAGCTGCTGGCGCAGCGGGCGGGGGCGGCGTCGGTATGA
- a CDS encoding AAA family ATPase: protein MTMTEEQRVGKQRAGWRPDRLREQREAHGLTLEKAGERLRAVAEQAKLKGIPAANPQTLWQHEQGEVFPGPHYRRAYCLLYRATEPDLGFRTALPGEESSFKLTPLDDRLNGSHVLAVERAIHRIAPGSDEADHFDLQQRIIDAWKRRHTGGDPHRPVLILVGGFAGSGKTELARFFVQLTGWPLLDKDPLTRPLVERLLVALGGDANDRHTDLYREQVRPVEYDCLMQSAMANIRCGISTVLTAPFIAEMTDPAWMQRLTNRAGSMGVDVFPVWVRCDEESMREYIGFRSAARDAWKLARWDEYIATIDLDLRPAVPHLVVDNRLGTAVTLADQARQAMGAMYT, encoded by the coding sequence ATGACGATGACGGAGGAGCAGAGGGTGGGGAAGCAGCGAGCAGGGTGGAGGCCAGACCGGCTCCGGGAGCAGCGTGAGGCCCACGGCCTGACCCTGGAGAAGGCTGGCGAGCGTCTTCGGGCGGTTGCCGAGCAAGCGAAGCTCAAGGGCATCCCCGCCGCAAATCCTCAGACCCTATGGCAGCACGAGCAGGGCGAGGTCTTCCCCGGCCCCCACTACCGGCGGGCCTACTGCCTCCTCTACCGGGCCACTGAACCTGACTTGGGATTCCGTACGGCCCTGCCCGGTGAGGAGTCCTCCTTCAAGCTCACGCCGCTGGACGACCGCCTTAACGGATCACACGTCCTGGCTGTTGAGCGCGCTATCCACCGCATCGCGCCGGGCTCGGACGAGGCTGACCACTTCGACCTGCAGCAGCGGATCATCGATGCGTGGAAGCGTCGGCACACGGGCGGAGACCCTCACCGTCCGGTGCTCATCCTGGTCGGCGGCTTCGCCGGCAGTGGAAAGACCGAGCTCGCCCGCTTTTTCGTCCAGCTCACCGGCTGGCCGCTGCTCGACAAGGACCCGCTCACCCGCCCGCTCGTTGAGCGCCTCCTCGTCGCCCTGGGCGGCGACGCGAACGACAGGCACACCGACCTCTACCGCGAGCAAGTCCGGCCGGTGGAGTACGACTGCCTGATGCAGTCGGCCATGGCCAACATCAGGTGCGGCATCTCCACCGTGCTCACCGCACCGTTCATTGCGGAGATGACCGACCCGGCCTGGATGCAGCGCCTGACCAACCGGGCCGGCTCCATGGGCGTCGACGTCTTCCCCGTGTGGGTGCGTTGCGACGAAGAATCGATGCGCGAATACATCGGATTCCGGTCCGCGGCCCGCGATGCGTGGAAGCTGGCGCGCTGGGACGAGTACATAGCGACCATCGACCTAGACCTGCGCCCTGCGGTGCCGCACCTGGTGGTGGACAACCGGCTGGGCACAGCGGTGACGCTCGCAGACCAGGCCCGGCAGGCGATGGGAGCGATGTACACGTGA
- a CDS encoding GntR family transcriptional regulator: MAKDTGEQRPKYQRIADDLKAAIESGAYGPGDRLPGESALAAKYEVAVLTARQALKILRIEGLVETKKGAGARVIEFRPIRRHGIQRLAREQWGAGKSIWSADEERPVTIDVRVDTVAAPAHIARMLDIEEGELLCARSRRFVLADRPVMLATSYLPLSLAEGTAIMRVDTGEGGTYARLAELGHAPAHFREEIRCRLPIAGEAKGLAMPLERPVIKLCRTAFDAGLEAVEVNEMTMDSAAYVLEYAFDA, encoded by the coding sequence ATGGCGAAGGACACGGGCGAACAGCGGCCCAAGTACCAGCGGATTGCCGACGACCTGAAAGCGGCGATCGAGTCCGGCGCGTACGGCCCCGGCGATCGGCTGCCGGGGGAGAGCGCACTTGCCGCCAAGTACGAGGTCGCTGTGCTTACCGCCCGCCAGGCGCTGAAGATCCTGCGGATCGAAGGCTTGGTGGAGACGAAGAAGGGTGCCGGCGCTCGAGTCATCGAGTTCCGCCCGATCCGGCGTCACGGCATCCAGCGGCTCGCACGCGAGCAGTGGGGCGCTGGCAAGTCCATCTGGTCCGCCGACGAGGAACGCCCGGTCACGATCGATGTCCGCGTGGACACCGTGGCCGCGCCCGCACACATCGCCCGGATGCTGGACATTGAGGAGGGCGAACTCCTCTGCGCTCGGTCCCGACGCTTCGTGCTGGCTGACAGGCCCGTCATGCTCGCTACCTCGTACCTGCCTCTCAGCCTGGCCGAAGGCACAGCGATCATGCGCGTAGACACCGGCGAGGGCGGCACGTACGCCCGGCTCGCTGAGCTCGGGCACGCGCCCGCTCACTTCCGCGAAGAGATCCGGTGCCGCCTGCCCATCGCTGGGGAGGCCAAAGGGCTGGCCATGCCCCTGGAGCGTCCGGTCATCAAGCTGTGTCGCACCGCCTTCGACGCCGGGCTTGAGGCCGTCGAAGTGAACGAGATGACCATGGACAGCGCGGCCTACGTGCTGGAGTACGCGTTCGATGCCTAA
- a CDS encoding WhiB family transcriptional regulator yields MQNTIGNAVYAPSSNLPVNTNWRIAAACREEDPELFFPIGTTGPAVVQAEEAKAVCRRCPVMETCLDWALETGQQDGVLGGTDEEERRRIQRRAARLRLKKQTAAA; encoded by the coding sequence ATGCAGAACACCATCGGCAACGCCGTCTACGCCCCCTCCTCCAACCTGCCGGTCAACACCAACTGGCGGATCGCCGCCGCGTGCCGGGAAGAGGACCCAGAGCTGTTCTTCCCGATCGGCACCACCGGCCCGGCCGTCGTCCAGGCGGAGGAGGCCAAGGCCGTGTGCCGCCGCTGCCCGGTCATGGAGACCTGCCTGGACTGGGCCCTGGAAACCGGCCAGCAGGACGGTGTCCTGGGCGGCACCGACGAAGAGGAACGGCGCCGGATCCAGCGGCGGGCCGCTCGCCTCCGCCTCAAGAAGCAGACGGCCGCTGCGTGA
- a CDS encoding DUF6193 family natural product biosynthesis protein — MPEQLAGDAAPNDPMHEYLTLYPEVVQAGSLQNALQVVADRAGYGLAVELTSSPGWRQVAARVEADGHSANVLMAQSERSFVVDCWTNRVRMATGSTPDLSAVVGALHSWLQEPGVRGLVAQWPFLRTWELAEAHERGEAVAVRWRQLREAAARRPDTALHELVEAAFEQQRLRVLSPGRSMYWVTFSRRAAPPTCHDLPAAMPLRNGGYQVRFPDGRLQELDSAAEAVAAIIAGLPDDAVSRP, encoded by the coding sequence ATGCCCGAACAACTCGCCGGCGACGCAGCGCCGAACGATCCGATGCACGAGTACCTGACGCTGTACCCCGAGGTCGTCCAGGCGGGATCCTTGCAGAATGCCCTGCAAGTGGTGGCCGATCGTGCAGGCTACGGTCTTGCCGTCGAGCTGACATCCTCACCAGGCTGGCGCCAGGTGGCCGCACGGGTGGAAGCCGACGGCCACTCGGCGAATGTGCTGATGGCACAGAGCGAGCGCAGCTTCGTCGTCGACTGCTGGACCAACCGTGTCCGCATGGCCACCGGCAGCACCCCGGACTTGTCCGCGGTTGTCGGGGCGTTGCATTCGTGGCTGCAGGAACCCGGGGTCCGGGGACTCGTCGCCCAGTGGCCTTTCCTGCGGACCTGGGAGCTGGCCGAGGCCCATGAGCGTGGAGAGGCTGTTGCAGTGCGATGGCGCCAGCTACGCGAGGCCGCCGCGCGCAGGCCGGACACTGCGCTCCACGAGCTCGTCGAGGCCGCCTTCGAACAGCAGCGGCTTCGAGTCCTGTCGCCAGGGCGGAGCATGTACTGGGTCACTTTCAGCCGCCGGGCCGCGCCGCCCACCTGCCATGACCTGCCGGCGGCCATGCCGCTCAGAAATGGCGGCTACCAGGTGCGATTCCCCGACGGACGGCTGCAAGAGCTGGACAGTGCGGCAGAGGCCGTCGCGGCCATCATCGCGGGACTTCCGGACGATGCTGTCTCACGGCCTTGA